The genomic window tcaaataatcacataaaatggcatgtatagctagacccaacgcattacggtagtcctagaatcgactaaacctggctctgataccaatcaaatgtaacaccccgaccccgagaccgacaccggagtcgaacacgaggtgttaacagactttaaaccccttataaaaatatttcccagacactgccaatctgtgtactagtcgctttaaaaatcatatcttgagtttcacaactcgaaaatcagttttgtgatttttccccgaaactagactcatatgcccatctacatatttttttctagaattttttgtcaggccaattagtacagtttattagtcaaagtcttccatgttacagggatcgactaccctgacctttgcgcattacgacttagatatctccttgtacagggctccaatactgattctgtttgtttctatggaaactagactcagagaggaatctatccatatatggtatgactcctaattatctctggttaatttataatgaatttccaaagtcggaacaggaaatccagaaaccgttctggacctgtctcacgagaacctgaatatctcttaacatactgtccgtatgattgtttcgttactttcctatgaaagtagattcatcaaggtttgtttacataatttattcactatttaattcccttcctaatatttttagtgattttccaaatctacatcactgctgctgtcagcatctgcctttaaggtagactttacctatttcatggtttccatgattcaactagccctttttgcataaatagcacaatttatgatagtgattaaccattcccatggctaatccttgtcaagcatatccacaccgaatgattataacattatactcaaacacatataagcattttcgcatggctatccaaaattatacaagtccaaagggtccacgacccacaacaaacgggtagtcctatacatgccatttcgaagtttaaccaaaattgtaccaaaagggggggggctttgatagtgtgggcgactttgacttcaagatcccgagtccgatagctggagaaccaatctataaaacagaggagcaatgaaacggagtaagcaatttatgcttagtaagttttgagcaaggaattccagcacaacaaaagtatagcattcatatagctaaacggataatttcatatgcacaaattttcggtatcatacttgcttcacattaccaacccttatgtacatacacaaaagatcaactcagccaaaggccggtagctcgtttatcaactgagcgaatacttatttgtaagggctcaactaaattcaagcacatacgaaacatacctcaatgttgggatgtttctagattattaactgaaatttttacagtaagatcattcattcccacatcacgtaccttcggaatttaaccggatatagctcctcgttcaaatgccttcgggacatagcccggttatagtaactcgcacaaatgccttcgggacttaacccggatttagtaactcgcacaaatgccatcgggacttaacctggatttagtaactcgcaccaatgccttcgggcttagcccggaattagtatctcgcacaaatgccttcggatcttagtccggatatggtcacttagcacaaagccttcgggacttagcccggacatcattcaaataaccatgcacatttaacaataaatcatggcacattcgtatttcattttcgttagcaaaactcaaacacaagacacttatcattcttgtgatttcggctcaatagccacacacaaagagcatgattttgatttgcttaaaacatgatctaatcaaatcttaatttaagctcccttactcaagaacttacctcgggtgttgtcgaacgattccgatagctattcgaccactttttccttccctttatcggatttagttcccctttgctcttgagcttaattaaacaaataaattgatttaatcatttgagcattgaaaagaggaacacaaggcacttagcccatatttatacattagacattaaagtcacatatgtacggaaatcatgaatcaaactcaacattttagctaatttttcccccttggccgaatatgcatgtctattttggggccgatttcaacacttaatacattctacaagtatggtcacttgtattgactaaacaccctttttgtttcaagttcaaaacttggctaatacacacatatatacactagtaaagcatcctctccctttccatcaatttaacacatgcattactcattaatatacaagagttatattcggccttagcacacaacttgctagccgattcttccccatctagcaaccaatgcacatatgtgctcactcaaaaatgctaaaaaggagattcaagaatcatcaatccaccatcacatgcatcattaacaagcttcatatttagcatgcaatggcattaacacaaaatccacctaggccgaatatcatccccatgacatagcaaggatttgaaccatgggctaattagaactcaagctagcaactaaaatatgcatgcatctcatggaacatcaccaaacataccttagcctagtcacatgcatggccgaacctcttcaacctttcttcttatTCAACTACTATtatttgtaacttagttaaataatttgaaatagaatttttatttttatttttactctatCTTTTATTTATACAGTTGTTATTATTTAGAGATAAACATGAGACATTCGGTCCTCCACAAGCACAAAGAGCTTGGAAGCAAATGAATCCGGGTAaacagttaattaaattatttaatttaatttatattatttaattatattgtacattttaaagttattttgaaatttaaataatattatgcagcTGAGTGGTGGATGATATATGGCACATGTGTTCCCGAGTtacaaaaattagcaattaaagtgCTTAGTCAAACAACTTCAGCATCAAATTGCGAACGAAATTGGAGCACATTTAGTTATATTCACACCAAGGCAAGAAATAGGTTAAagtataaaaaacttgaaaaactagTGTTTACCTATTATAATATGAGGCTTAAGATGAGGCATCAACAAAGAATGAGCACTGATGAGATAAATGCTAGTTTTAATCCTATCAGCCTTGATTATATCTTTGAAGATGTTGATCCACTATCAGAATGGCTTCATGAGAAAGAGAATCCATTGTTAGATGGTGAAAATGCCGGTGTGTTGCCTGTGGATACCTCTGAtgatgaaatggatgttgatCAATCGCAACAACAAATTTTGTCTCATTCAAGTTCTAGTTCAACTCCAAGTCAGAGTGGCGATGGACCCGATGGTGGTGGTTTAAGTCCAATTGATGAGGATGACGGATATAGTGGTGATAGAGGTGAAATTAGGTCTTCTAGTCAGTATGGAGGAGAATATGGGGGTGGTACCACTGGTGGACATTTTCGTGACAGATCAGAGTTTGATGGAAATATGTTTCCTGAACCTAGGAGAGATAGAAGTGAACCTAGAGCTCCATCAAAGGGAAAAGGCAAGAAGCATACTTCTATAGGCTCTTCATCTGGTAGTGGTAGGAGATCGAGTTCTAGTAACCTTGGGTATAGTGATTCATCTACTAGCACTCAAGGTTTTTATCCACCAGAACAACCTTCACATGGTTATCCACAACCATATGAttattatccaccatttcctaATTATGGTGTGCCATACCAGCCTCAAATGTATCCTCCTCCACCAATGTATCACCCACCTCCACCTTTCATGTATCCTCCTCCTCAAATATATCCTCCATATCAATTGAATGAAAACCAAGGTGAAAATGTTGCtttttttggatatatttttggaCAAAGGCCAAGAGAATCAAGTCAAGAACGCTCCCAAAGTGAAGGTGAAGGATTTGATCTTCCTCGTCATTCCACTAATTGGTGAAAACTAAATCGTGCCACTATCATTATTTGTAAGgtatgtttttttaaagaaatcctttgttattgttcttaattttgatgatattaaaacatttaaaataatatatatctttagataaatgaatgaagtatattttatgaaaagataatgaagaatcgaagcatgttaaattatatatgaaagtagaatgagatgagaataagtggtaggaaataggaataattaatgagaatctattcattaatttatctattccttttttccttttgcagCGTATTTATATCTTTTCTATCTTCAAAGCTGTCAAGAAATATTGAAGACATCTCTCATGTATGAATTctcaattcttttatttataaaaactttcaaacttattaaatatgataaatgtttaatatttctttttttttttactttgttattagttaatataacattcttagaaaattcgtaaataaatataagaataattaatgattataaaagttgtgttctcatGTCATATTAATAAAGGTTCATAAGTGTTATaaaacactctaaaaatcattaaatgtgactttttataattataattataattactatgTTTTACAGTAAGTTGtgcgaatttgaaaaaaattcacgaccgcgatacccgcagtgactgcaatagcgtccgttatgtccgcgaccgcgacaaacgcgacgcgaccgaaaacgcgaccgcgaccgcaatttaaatccctggttGAAATTTAAAATGATGTTTAAAAGTCTtggctcttttctttttctctctagACTGCAAGTTTTGTATGCCTCTGTACATCTTTGCTATCTTGCTTGTTTTGATTTCGTTTCTTTGTTTGTTTCTGTGAGAGTGTAGGCATGGAAATTGGCTTTCATTCGAGATCGACTTACCAAATAGATCTTTAGTCGAAGAATAAGTTGTTATCGAAATATGGTAAAGAGATCATTATTAAAATAGTTGCCCAAGCTTTATCGGTTTATTGCATGAATGTCTTCATGACCTCGGTAGGTACTTGTGAGGAATTCCAAAAAAGGACGAATTTCTTTTGGTGGGGCTCGGGGTCAAGTTCATTGGGTCTCTTAGGACAAGTTTTGTGTTCTTAAAAAACACAGTCGTATGGGATTTCCGAATCCCAACTCTTGTAATTTAGTGATGTTGGGCAAGCAATGTTGGTCTTTTTGCCAATCCGGAATCTCTTGCTAATAGAATTTACAAAGCTAAATACTATTCTGTTGGGGATTTATTCAATGCTTCGGAAGGTAGTAATCCTTCTTTCGTTTTTGCTTTTTAAAAGGCTGCATTGGAGATTAGAGGATGGGAACTCTATTTAGGTTTTTGCGGATCCTTAGTTActtaatgatgatattttctttgttaaatttgAGGCCTTACCGGGTTTTGAAAATTTGTTGGTGAAAGCTTTGTTCAATATCGATGGTTTGAGTTTGAATTACTCTCTTGGAGCCTCGAGATGCTAGGCAAGTTCTTAGCATTCCTCTTTCGATTTCAAACCCTCTAGATCAACTTATTTGGTATTTTTCTAAGGATGGCCGGTATAATGTGAAGCCTGGCTATCGAGTTGCTCTTCAAACTAGCACTAATATTTCGTCGTTGGCAATTGTGGGTGCTTGGTTGAAACTTTGAAACTTGGCTCTTCCACCAAAAGTTAAATCCTTTGTATGGCGGGGTTGCGACATTTTATCCCGAGCAAAAGTCGTTTCCTTGAGAAGGTCTGTGTCATTGATCTTAGTTGTGTTAGTTGCAGGGGAAATGAGAGTTCGGAGCATGCTATTATGCATTAATGCCCGACTGTTACGGTTGCTTGGGACAGTCTTGGCATGGTTCCTATGCATAACTCTTTATTGATTTTATGTATTACCTACTACATCTTCCGGACTCCTCTCGCAGCAAACTTTTTCTCGCTATTTCTTGGGAGTATTTGGTTCCAGAGGAACCTTTTGTGTTGGAAGAATGTGATGACTCAACCTGCCAAAATTGTGCCTTTCGTAGATACGTTCCTTCAGGATTGGTGAGAGGCGATTATTGTTTTCCAACGTGTCCAAGGTGTATCTTTCGGGCATCCTACTCGTCTGCTGTATTGGTTGACACCTCCACCTGATTGCTTTAAATGTAACGTGGACGCTGCTATCTCGTCTGGTTGGAACGTAATTGTCTTGGCAGCTATTATTCATGGCGACCAATGTCAGTTTATCAAGGGGCACGCTATTGTGCTGCGTTCTGTGTTTTAACCTGTTTCGGCTGAAACTATGGCCATTCGTGAGGCCCGCTTTCCCTATGGACATTGTAATGGTAGAGTCCGATTGCAAAGTGGCCATTGATGCATTGCTCTCTCATTCCAATCGGCTGTCGGAGTTTGGCCCATTATCTCGGGACTGTTTGGCTTTGAAAGAATCTTTCCAAAGCTTTATCCTTTTATTGGATGTGTCCAGCTGCAAATTAAGCCGCTAATTGTCTTGCTAGAGCCGCACTATTACGTGCTTACCCCCGTCCTTTTTACTTGATTGCTTACATTTCGATTTGATGTCTTCTAGCAATGATTTTCGAGGATAATAGGACCGAGTACAATGGGGAAGCTTATTAGCCTGGGTTTAGATTTTCCTCGGTTTtagttttctttgttttctctatttgTTTCACTAATAATTTTGCTTACCTTaaaagactttaaaaaaaaaatagatcgGATTATTAACGTTATGTTAATAAACTATTTGTCTTAAAAAATAAAGAGTAAACCATTTGTTTTGTGACTtatattagtttaaaattacattttagttattaaactttaaaaagtaTTATATGATTATTAGTGTTATGACTTTATTAggtaaattactaaattaatttatcatactaaagtctattgttttttttttttactttgaaagaaattttcaaatatatatgatttcaaatttttgTATTCTACCTCCAATTTTAGTAATATTGTCAACAAGacttgtttaaattattttaagttaaCTTGAACAAGTTTATTTGACTTGAGTCGACCAAAATCTTATTTCACTCTGCTCAATTTGTAAAAACTAAAAACCTGAAGTTAAgtaacattattaaaatatatcttatgagggtgagcaaaactcgattcgactcgaaaaaatcgaaaaaaaattcaaatttcgagttaaatgaatcgagttattcgagttaatcgaatcaactcgaatttttttcgaatttcgagttcgaatagagttgagttttcgaattcgaataactcgaataattcgaataattcgaatatcaaactataatattttacatttttatcccaaactcccaaacctttttacttttccctcaaaacttttactccttcccactttccccccaaaacttttatttccctcccctcccaacccccccaatctacccaaaatccattttccaccaaaattttactctcccatttattttttctcaaaattttactcccataAACCCTCAAaatcttttattttcccccaaaatttttacttcctcccacttttcccctaaaacttttattcctttCACATCCCATAtcccatctatcccaaacccttccccctccaatttttttttaatattttccctccaaaattttactccccctatttactttccctcaaacttttattctccaaaactttttattttccccctaaacttttacttctcaccctttactctcaaataaaaaatcaaaattatccaaaaaaatcactaaacataaatagtaataattttatttatatctactatttatattattaaattaaattaaatttcacattttatattatttatattattaaattgtttagtcatattgaatatttatattaaaattgaattattaattatgccataaaatattcgtgttaaaattttatattggtaccaatttcacattttatttttaaaataattttttattaaaaatcatatttttacatttaatatattttttaattctaaaatacatagtgacaagaatatgaagataattgaaacaactaagcaagtaaagaagctaatcaatatataaaaaattaataaataaattatgaagtgatgaaagttaataaaaattttgattaaggtggacaaattgtATTACGATGGGTGTggcaatggttacaaggacctaaaattattttttaaaatttaactcgaacaaatatactcgattcgattcgattcgaattccatctcactcgactcaattcgagaaaacttcaaataaagttaggatgataaaatgagattcgaaaactcgattaactcgaaaattttcgattcgatcgaatgctcacccatTCTTATCAACTCGATTAATTCGAATCGACTCGATTCAACACtgccttaatttttcttttcttttccttaaatTTTTTCATCACAAAAAAAGCCCATTAATACCCTAAATACCTTTAAAATCTCAATTTTATTATCAATGTTAATTGTGGAGTATTAGACTTATTTATGAATCAAGGCGAGCTCTAAAAAATTTAGTCTAGATTGCTAAGACCGGCCCAAAGCGACCCAGCCCAAATTCTGTTCCAAACACTACCAGACGATGAGAAAAACAGTTCAAAAAGAAAACTCATTCATACTAGGACAAAACACCACTACAATTAATGAAACCACCACATTGTTTAATCTGAAACTAAAAGTGATACATCACCTCCAAAAGACCTCATTGGATTGATGACGCAGTAAAAAAAGCCAGAACAACAATGAAATTGGCAGTACCAGGAAGGAAAACATGCATTGTGAAAAATTAACTACAGAGATTAAATCAAAATGTCAAGATAGAAGAACGAAAATCTTTAAGTACGGTGCATATATACCGGGCAAACTAGGGGGACGATGACGACTGAAGGCTGGAGCAGAGAAGGCCAAGATAGTGGTGAACGCCGGTGACAGAGGAAGCAACAGGAAGACGGACGACGCAATGGTGATGGGTTGGAGTGGGACGACGCGACGATGATAGGCACAAAACTGAGGAAGCGGGAGACGGAGTGGTGAGTGGGAGACAGACGGGCAGCGACGTTGGAGGTCACTGGTGGAGATCATGAGTGGCGCTAGGTATTTTGATTTTAGAAACTGATAGTGAATTAAGGATTGGGAATAATTGATAAGGGGAATAAGGGATTCACATTTGACAGCAGAAAGCCAGGCAGTAAACCAAGTCATGGCCGAGTGCCACGTTAGAGTCCCACTTCATACTCAACTCTTATTTTCCATTAACCCCATTGATTAGTCCACACCACATCGAAACTCGCGTTTCAAAAtctaataaataagtaaatattaatgaATTAGTGGTCTGTATTGATAAATGCAACTTTAGTTAATTATGACAAAAACTTGTAAAATAAGAATCATACCACGCTGACAACTCGTTAAATACGGTTCGTTGCCTTCCATGCATACAAGCAAACTACAAACACCCCTCAACCAAAAAGCACTCTTTCTTTGTTTTCCCCTCACCATTCACACTTCAAACAAAAACACACTCGTCTTTTAGGCTTTGAAGAACGCTTGAGGCAGTCTGTCACAGCCAAAGGCCTTCTTTGAAACTGTACTCTGTCCAATATGAGTATGGAGAAACAATATTTGGATTGCGTACTAGTCCCGATGGGGATTCTTTTAATGGTTGCCTACCATTTATGGCTTCTCTATCGAATCTTAAAACATCCCACCAAGACTGTCATCGGCATCAACGCCATCAACCGTCGTTTTTGGGTTCAAGCTATGATGGAGGTTGGTCTTTTACTTCTTTCTTTAAATCTTGATTTCCTTCCTATAGAAATGGTAA from Gossypium hirsutum isolate 1008001.06 chromosome D12, Gossypium_hirsutum_v2.1, whole genome shotgun sequence includes these protein-coding regions:
- the LOC107917684 gene encoding uncharacterized protein codes for the protein MIYGTCVPELQKLAIKVLSQTTSASNCERNWSTFSYIHTKARNRLKYKKLEKLVFTYYNMRLKMRHQQRMSTDEINASFNPISLDYIFEDVDPLSEWLHEKENPLLDGENAGVLPVDTSDDEMDVDQSQQQILSHSSSSSTPSQSGDGPDGGGLSPIDEDDGYSGDRGEIRSSSQYGGEYGGGTTGGHFRDRSEFDGNMFPEPRRDRSEPRAPSKGKGKKHTSIGSSSGSGRRSSSSNLGYSDSSTSTQGFYPPEQPSHGYPQPYDYYPPFPNYGVPYQPQMYPPPPMYHPPPPFMYPPPQIYPPYQLNENQGENVAFFGYIFGQRPRESSQERSQSEGEGFDLPRHSTNW